One Sphingomonas sp. BT-65 genomic window carries:
- a CDS encoding polysaccharide biosynthesis tyrosine autokinase produces the protein MNLVNPNLRAGVPASPAVGVGAPAGGGEPMPIIRQYLRIAMRWRYLILGAAAACLILGLIATLLMTPQYTAAATIEIARESNQVTNFQGMERETGVADQEFYQTQYGLLRSRTLAERVAAQLRLVDDRAFFERFGVDQEDPAFQQVNGRYSASGRATRQRIAGEFLLDNIDIAPTRLSRLVEIRVMSPDAAFSARVANAWSENFIQINLERKVQATSYGRNLLQRELVQAKERLDESQRQLVTYAEQQRIINLPSQSAGDGKTTAERSIVADELATLNSALSQATADRIAAEARFREAGRNGQSSEALRNQAINTLRQRRAELAADYERLMVQFEPGYPQARALKSQIDQLDRSIAREEGRVSGSVQAEYRQAQERENELRRRVEQLKVNFLDLRRRSIQYNIYQQEVDTNRALYDGLLQRFKEIGVARGVGVNNISVVDTADVPQRPSSPRLLLNLAIALLAGLGLGAALAFALEQMDEAIADPMEVERRLGLPLLGSVPKVENESPREALLDRKSDLVDAYLAIQTSLGFTTEHGVPRSLAVTSTRPAEGKSTTALAIATMLARAQKKVILVDGDMRSPSIHQLGGVDHDRGLSNFLSGHDDIAQLTFEMRDLGFTAMSAGPIPPNAAELLTGNRLQLLIARLLESYDHIVIDSPPVMGLADAPLIASRVEGVVYTVESHRIRSSLVKTALARLAAANAHILGGILTKFEVRKAHYGYGYEYGYGYGRDGKADTAA, from the coding sequence ATGAACCTGGTCAATCCCAATCTGCGTGCCGGAGTGCCGGCAAGTCCGGCGGTCGGCGTGGGCGCACCTGCGGGCGGCGGCGAGCCGATGCCGATCATCCGCCAGTATCTGCGCATCGCGATGCGCTGGCGCTACCTGATCCTCGGCGCCGCGGCGGCATGCCTTATTCTGGGCCTGATCGCGACGCTCCTGATGACGCCTCAATATACCGCTGCCGCGACGATCGAAATCGCTCGCGAATCCAACCAGGTTACGAACTTCCAAGGAATGGAGCGTGAGACGGGCGTCGCGGATCAGGAATTCTACCAGACCCAATATGGGCTGCTGCGCTCACGCACGCTCGCCGAACGCGTCGCCGCGCAGCTTCGTCTCGTTGACGACAGAGCATTTTTCGAACGGTTCGGCGTCGATCAGGAAGATCCGGCATTTCAGCAGGTCAATGGCCGTTATTCGGCGAGCGGCCGGGCGACCCGCCAGCGCATCGCCGGCGAATTCCTGCTCGACAACATCGACATCGCACCAACCCGTCTCTCACGTCTCGTCGAGATCCGCGTGATGAGCCCCGATGCCGCATTCTCGGCGCGCGTTGCAAATGCATGGTCCGAGAATTTCATTCAAATCAATCTTGAGCGCAAGGTGCAGGCGACCTCCTATGGCCGTAACCTGCTTCAGCGCGAACTTGTCCAGGCCAAGGAACGCCTCGACGAATCGCAGCGCCAGCTCGTCACTTATGCCGAGCAACAGCGCATCATCAACCTGCCCAGCCAGAGCGCGGGAGACGGCAAAACGACTGCCGAGCGTTCGATCGTCGCGGACGAACTGGCGACGCTTAACTCGGCCTTGTCCCAAGCCACCGCAGACCGAATCGCGGCCGAAGCGCGCTTCCGCGAGGCTGGACGCAACGGCCAATCGAGCGAAGCGCTTCGCAACCAGGCGATCAATACCTTGCGTCAGCGCCGCGCGGAACTCGCCGCTGATTATGAGCGGCTGATGGTACAGTTCGAGCCGGGCTATCCCCAAGCGCGAGCGCTTAAATCGCAGATCGACCAGCTCGACCGCTCGATCGCGCGCGAGGAAGGTCGAGTCTCCGGTTCGGTACAGGCCGAATATCGTCAGGCCCAGGAACGCGAGAATGAATTACGCCGGCGGGTCGAGCAGCTGAAAGTAAATTTCCTCGATCTGCGGCGCCGCAGCATCCAGTATAACATCTATCAGCAGGAAGTGGACACCAACCGCGCACTTTATGACGGGCTGTTGCAACGCTTTAAGGAAATCGGCGTCGCTCGCGGCGTTGGTGTCAACAACATCTCGGTCGTCGATACCGCCGACGTGCCGCAAAGGCCTTCGAGCCCGCGCCTGCTGCTCAATCTTGCGATCGCGCTATTGGCGGGACTAGGTCTCGGCGCCGCTCTGGCCTTCGCACTCGAACAAATGGACGAAGCGATCGCCGATCCAATGGAGGTTGAGCGGCGGCTCGGCCTGCCGCTTCTGGGGTCGGTGCCCAAGGTCGAAAACGAATCGCCGCGCGAAGCGCTTCTCGATCGCAAGTCCGATCTGGTCGATGCCTATCTTGCCATCCAGACGAGCCTTGGTTTCACCACCGAGCATGGCGTGCCGCGATCGCTTGCCGTAACCTCGACGAGGCCCGCAGAAGGCAAGTCGACTACCGCGCTCGCCATCGCGACGATGCTGGCGCGCGCGCAAAAGAAGGTCATTCTCGTCGATGGCGACATGCGTTCGCCTTCGATCCATCAGCTGGGCGGAGTTGACCATGATCGCGGGCTCAGCAACTTCCTGTCGGGCCACGACGATATCGCGCAACTCACCTTCGAGATGCGTGATCTGGGTTTCACGGCGATGTCGGCGGGCCCGATCCCGCCCAATGCCGCCGAACTTCTAACCGGCAATCGCCTTCAGTTGCTGATCGCTCGACTGCTTGAGAGTTATGACCATATCGTGATCGACTCTCCGCCGGTGATGGGACTTGCCGACGCGCCGCTCATCGCGAGCCGGGTCGAAGGCGTCGTCTACACGGTCGAATCCCATCGTATCCGCTCGAGCCTGGTCAAAACCGCCCTCGCTCGGCTCGCTGCCGCCAACGCCCACATCCTCGGCGGCATTCTCACTAAGTTCGAGGTGCGCAAGGCCCATTATGGCTACGGCTATGAATATGGCTATGGCTATGGCCGCGACGGGAAAGCGGATACCGCCGCCTGA
- a CDS encoding polysaccharide biosynthesis/export family protein: MTAADRPALIGPLDTIEVDVFGIENLSREMQVDASGRIAMPLAGTIDARGKTAQELAAAIEIALRARYVRDPEVTVNIKSSVSQVVTIDGQVVEPGLYPVTNQMTLMRVIASAKGLSEFARQEDVVILRKVGDRKMAGLYNIAAIRRGAYEDPPVYANDVIIVGDSPQRRLFRDFVALSPLLASPLIAVLQ; encoded by the coding sequence TTGACCGCAGCCGACCGGCCCGCCCTGATCGGCCCTCTCGATACGATCGAGGTCGATGTCTTCGGTATCGAAAACCTCAGCCGCGAAATGCAGGTTGACGCGAGCGGCCGCATCGCGATGCCGCTCGCCGGTACCATCGATGCGCGCGGCAAGACCGCGCAGGAACTCGCTGCGGCGATCGAGATAGCCTTGCGCGCGCGCTATGTCCGCGATCCCGAGGTGACGGTGAACATCAAAAGCTCGGTCAGCCAAGTCGTGACGATCGATGGGCAGGTCGTCGAGCCGGGGCTTTATCCGGTCACCAATCAGATGACGCTGATGCGCGTGATCGCGTCGGCCAAGGGCCTTTCCGAGTTCGCGCGGCAAGAGGATGTCGTGATCCTGCGCAAGGTTGGCGATCGGAAAATGGCCGGACTGTACAACATCGCGGCAATCCGCCGGGGCGCCTATGAGGACCCGCCGGTTTATGCCAACGACGTCATCATTGTCGGCGACTCTCCGCAGCGCCGACTGTTCCGCGATTTTGTCGCGCTGTCGCCGTTGCTTGCGTCGCCGCTTATCGCCGTGCTGCAATAA